DNA from Arthrobacter sp. FW305-BF8:
GCCCTGGCCTGCCTGTGGATAACTTCTGCAGAAATTGCAGCTTTCCGGTATTCCTTAAGCCATGGACCAGCACAGCTTGGAAAACCACAGCTTGGAAAACCACAGCCTGGAAAACCACAGCCTGGAAAGTCACAGCCTGCAGGACCCGAACCTGGAAAACCACAACGGGAACATGCGCGGCCCCGGGGGAGCGGCACCTGCCGTCGAGGGCTACTCCGTATGCCGCTGGCTGGGCCGTGGCGGCAGTGCTGAAGTGTGGCTGGTTTCGCAGGACGCCACTGGCGTGAAGCTTGCGCTGAAGTGCTTCGGCCGGCCGTCAGGCAGTGTTGAATCCGGTGCTGTCGCAGCAGGCACTCTTGAATCCGGCGCTGTTGAATCCGCCGCTGCTGGATCCGGCGCTGCTGACTCACGGCCTGCTCTGACGCGGGAGGAGGATGTCCGCCGGGAACTCGTGGTCATGTCCGTGCTTGACCACGAGCACCTGGTCAAGGCCTATGGCGTGGTCACGGTTGATGAACCCGGCAGAACTGATCAACCCGGCCGGACGGATGAACCCGGAGAGAGCGGTTTCGGCCTGCTGATGGACTACGCGGCCGGTGGCTCGCTCCAGCAGCTGGTCACGGCGAGGGGCACCCTGAGTGTGGGCGAGACGGTGACCGTCCTGACGCCGATCGCGCAGGTCTTGGGTTATCTGCACGGAAAGGGCTTCACGCATTCGGACGTCGCACCCGGCAATGTACTCTTCACCGCTCATGGAAAGCCTCTCCTGGCAGACCTCGGGGTGGCCCGGATGGTGGGGGACTCATCTGGCGTCCCGGATCGGCGCACCGACGGCTTTGCTGATCCGGCACCGGTGGACGCGGTCCGGGCCGGGCTGCAGCCGGAGCGCGACGTCTATGCAGCCGCTGCTCTGGGCTGGTACTGCCTGACCGGACAGCCGCCTCCGCCATCCGCGGCCAGACCACCCCTCTCCCTGCTTCTTCCCGACGTGCCGGCCGAGCTGGCAGCGGCACTTGAAGCGGGGCTCAGCGATGACCGGCGGCAACGCCCGGCGGCCGCCGACCTTGCCACGGCTGTGTACCGCAGCGCAGCGGCGGCACCTGTGGACCTGTCCCGCTCAGTGCATGGCACCGTCCTGCCCGAGTTGCTGACACGCAGGCCTGTCCCCCCATCCGGTGGACGGTTGAGGAAGCGCCTGCTCGCTTGGCGAAGGCGGTTGAAGACCGCAGGATGGGGGAGAGCCATGGGCCGGCTGTCACCGCGTGGGGCGCCCGCGGGAACGGTCCAGGCCCTCTCGCTCCCGCACGCGGCTGCCAGGCATGCCGGAGCCGGGAATGCTGTCAGGCACGCGGCTGCCAGGCATGCCGGAGCCGGGAATGCTGTCAGGCACGCGGCTGCCAGGCATGCCGGAGCCGGGAATGCTGTCAGGCACGCGCCTGTCAGGCATGCCGGAGTCAGGAATGGTGTCAGGCGCGGGGCCCTCCGGCAAGCTGCTGCCAGCCACGCGGCCGGCAGGCACAGGACAGCCACGCACGGCAGCCGCCGCCTGGCAGTAGCTGGCAGCGTGCTCGCTGCGGCATTGCTTGCCGGCGCCGGCCTTCTGGGGCGGCCCGGAGCGGCGCAGGAGTCGGGCCCGGTGGCGCAGGAGTCGGTGCGGGAAGCGGGCCTCCCGGCGTCCGGTTCCGGATCCCCGCAGGGT
Protein-coding regions in this window:
- a CDS encoding serine/threonine protein kinase → MDQHSLENHSLENHSLENHSLESHSLQDPNLENHNGNMRGPGGAAPAVEGYSVCRWLGRGGSAEVWLVSQDATGVKLALKCFGRPSGSVESGAVAAGTLESGAVESAAAGSGAADSRPALTREEDVRRELVVMSVLDHEHLVKAYGVVTVDEPGRTDQPGRTDEPGESGFGLLMDYAAGGSLQQLVTARGTLSVGETVTVLTPIAQVLGYLHGKGFTHSDVAPGNVLFTAHGKPLLADLGVARMVGDSSGVPDRRTDGFADPAPVDAVRAGLQPERDVYAAAALGWYCLTGQPPPPSAARPPLSLLLPDVPAELAAALEAGLSDDRRQRPAAADLATAVYRSAAAAPVDLSRSVHGTVLPELLTRRPVPPSGGRLRKRLLAWRRRLKTAGWGRAMGRLSPRGAPAGTVQALSLPHAAARHAGAGNAVRHAAARHAGAGNAVRHAAARHAGAGNAVRHAPVRHAGVRNGVRRGALRQAAASHAAGRHRTATHGSRRLAVAGSVLAAALLAGAGLLGRPGAAQESGPVAQESVREAGLPASGSGSPQGAGLLGDVLPGDVLPEDGLPDDVRRRLAAKDPAEAVLGLAQLRSLALREGRLHLLDDVNAPNTPAQAADRRIRAGLQENGTVLAGFTTSVSGARRLPESTPARAVVAVTSSTSAYEERSAGGTVVATGARQRDMRLRLVLVPVEGCWRIADILPAD